The Spirochaetaceae bacterium genome has a segment encoding these proteins:
- a CDS encoding class I SAM-dependent methyltransferase, protein MRNYLRENIERYRRTARAGGPADYDDFSSRGFLDEVIPRLAPYRDRPRVLELGTGIGPGAVYLSERGFAVHAVDVIPEAIAQARLIAAERGLDVCFEVMDVTRIPERGPTYDLVVDSYCLQGIVLDADREAVFRAVQARLHPRGCYLVSSAMYAASRHRPERQVADGRTGRVFDRYDEESLFDPATDIHYQPYDGKEGVDGAVRVNGSWYYPFRRYRTGRGLCEEVESYGFKVLHQSGDLGQHLVAVHRESGGRFP, encoded by the coding sequence ATGAGAAACTACCTGCGCGAGAACATCGAGCGCTATCGGAGGACGGCGCGGGCGGGAGGCCCTGCCGACTACGACGACTTCTCGTCGCGCGGGTTTCTGGACGAGGTGATTCCGAGGCTGGCCCCGTACCGGGACCGCCCGCGGGTGCTGGAGTTGGGTACGGGTATCGGTCCGGGTGCCGTCTACCTGTCCGAGCGCGGGTTCGCCGTGCACGCCGTCGACGTGATACCGGAAGCGATAGCGCAGGCGCGGCTGATCGCCGCGGAGCGCGGGCTCGACGTCTGCTTCGAGGTGATGGACGTGACCCGGATTCCCGAGCGCGGGCCGACCTACGACCTGGTCGTGGACAGTTACTGCCTGCAGGGGATCGTGCTGGACGCGGACCGGGAGGCGGTGTTCCGTGCGGTGCAGGCGCGGCTCCATCCGCGCGGCTGCTACCTGGTGAGCAGCGCCATGTACGCTGCGAGCCGGCACCGCCCCGAGCGGCAGGTGGCCGACGGGCGAACGGGCCGCGTGTTCGACCGCTACGACGAGGAGAGCCTGTTCGACCCGGCCACGGACATCCACTACCAGCCGTACGACGGCAAGGAAGGGGTCGACGGCGCGGTCCGCGTCAACGGCTCATGGTACTACCCGTTCCGCCGCTACCGCACCGGGCGCGGGCTGTGCGAGGAAGTGGAATCGTACGGCTTCAAGGTGCTCCACCAGTCCGGTGACCTGGGCCAGCACCTCGTCGCCGTCCACCGGGAGAGCGGCGGACGCTTTCCATGA
- a CDS encoding AAA family ATPase gives MIECLRLRNVGPAPEMEMELAPRLNLITGDNGLGKSFLLDVIWWALTRRWPQEVNPHMNAGYAARPGKAGEDATIAFRARGRSTASEYEARYVARDQAWVGGPGRPLLPGLVVYAHTDGSFSFWDPARNYWRRRGDVDVSERRPAQVFTQDEVWNGAYVQENGRRVPICNGLIIDWAAWISAQNDSHAAMKAVIETLASDGTGVRVELGNLSRISIDDPRDIPTIRTGYAEAIPILHASAGIRRVVALAYVLTLAWREHRLAAEQLGEPPCDSVVLLMDEVESHLHPRWQRSILSSLTGAMRALGTPEAVQMVVTTHSPLVLASVETWFDDGRDAWFDLDLEHESGVKLRRGLYERRGAVGHWLTSEAFDLLTDRGSIEAERVVLRARELLSGEEPSLEEVEEVGRELGRVLSISDPFLAGWGHFRELLREKRATEQQ, from the coding sequence ATGATTGAGTGCCTGCGCCTCCGCAACGTCGGTCCCGCGCCGGAGATGGAGATGGAGCTTGCCCCGAGGCTCAACCTGATTACCGGCGATAACGGACTGGGCAAGAGCTTCCTGCTGGACGTGATCTGGTGGGCGCTGACCCGGAGGTGGCCGCAGGAAGTGAATCCGCACATGAACGCCGGGTATGCGGCTCGACCGGGAAAGGCCGGCGAGGATGCGACTATCGCGTTTCGTGCGCGGGGGAGGAGCACCGCATCCGAGTACGAGGCTCGGTATGTAGCAAGGGATCAAGCGTGGGTGGGGGGCCCCGGAAGGCCGTTGCTGCCGGGCTTGGTGGTATACGCGCACACGGACGGTTCGTTCTCGTTCTGGGATCCGGCTCGGAACTACTGGAGGCGGCGCGGCGACGTCGATGTCTCCGAGCGGCGCCCGGCGCAGGTGTTCACTCAGGACGAGGTGTGGAACGGCGCGTATGTGCAGGAAAACGGCCGGCGCGTACCGATCTGCAACGGGCTGATCATCGACTGGGCCGCCTGGATAAGCGCGCAGAATGACAGTCACGCCGCCATGAAGGCGGTGATCGAGACGCTCGCGTCCGATGGAACCGGTGTCCGGGTCGAACTGGGCAACCTGTCGCGCATCTCCATTGACGACCCCAGGGACATCCCCACCATCCGCACCGGCTACGCCGAAGCCATTCCCATCCTGCACGCCTCCGCCGGCATCCGGCGTGTCGTCGCGCTGGCCTACGTTCTCACGCTGGCATGGCGTGAACACCGTCTGGCCGCCGAACAACTGGGCGAACCACCGTGCGACAGCGTCGTGTTACTGATGGACGAGGTGGAGAGCCACCTGCATCCCCGATGGCAACGATCAATCCTGAGTTCCCTGACGGGCGCCATGCGAGCACTGGGCACGCCGGAAGCGGTGCAGATGGTAGTAACGACACACTCTCCGTTGGTCCTGGCCTCCGTCGAAACTTGGTTCGACGACGGGCGAGACGCCTGGTTCGACCTTGACCTGGAGCACGAGTCGGGTGTCAAGCTGCGGCGCGGACTGTATGAGCGGCGGGGCGCGGTCGGACATTGGCTCACGAGCGAGGCGTTCGACCTGCTCACCGACCGTGGCAGCATCGAGGCGGAGCGGGTTGTCTTGCGGGCCCGGGAATTGCTCAGCGGCGAGGAACCTTCTCTCGAAGAGGTGGAAGAGGTAGGCCGGGAACTGGGGAGGGTTCTTTCCATTTCCGATCCCTTCCTCGCGGGATGGGGGCACTTCC